A segment of the Streptomyces sp. P9-A2 genome:
TAGGGACAGACCACCGGACGGTACCCATCCGCGCCAATATGGACGGACGACCTGCTCCGTCCGCACCGGGGTGCCGACAGTCCGACGGTCGCGCATAGAGCCAGCCGTACCCCCGTCAAGCTCGAAGACCCCTTTTTGCTCACCGAATGAATGAGGAAGTCAGTCCTCCTGAATTCCTTCTGGATACTCCGTAAAATATCCGTCGGTCCACAGGTCCTCATCAAGCATGAGGGGTGAAATGCAGAAACAATCCGGCTCATCACGGAACCCCGGCAACTGCTTCGCACCCTGACCCCGCGCCCCGGCCATCTCCCTATCGCTGTAGATACCGAGAATTCGCCACTCCTCCTCGTCCAGATGTATGCCGCCGTCCAGATCTCGATGGATCGCCTCCCCGTCCTCCTCTACGGCAAGATGGCGGGCATGCCACAAGACGAAAACCTCGGGCTGGGAGTGACGTTCAGTCATCATGCACGCTTTCTTTCGTAGGTAAGCTTTCGGGGGGTGCGCGACCGCACCCCCCGAAAGCTTACAAGTACCCGCTACTTCCGGTCGAAGTATTTCTTCGCCTTACTAATGGGCCCACCTGCACCCATCTCCCGCTTCGTAGGGGGCCGACGGAACTCCTTCTTAAAGTATTCTATCGCAGATTGCTCTGCCGACTTTCCCGGGATTTTACTCTTTCCCCTGACGAAGCTCGGGGCGTCGGTGGCTCTTTCCTTCCCGGACTTCTTTGACGCCTTCGCCCACAGGATTTTGACTTGCTTGACGGCCCAGGCCTTACCCTTCAGCCAGATGAGGGCGGCGATGCCGATGACGGCTCCGACACCGATGATGGCGAGCACCGTTCCAGCGCTCACGCCTAGCCCCGCTGCGCCGACGAGTGCCAGGGCGGTCATGCGTCCGTCGAGGTCGAGCATGTTGACCGGGTCGCCGCACACGTAGTCGTAGCTGTTGCAGCTGCCACCCGCCACGGGGTCGACGGACAGGAATCTCCCCTTGGCGGGGTCGTACAGCCGGACGCCCATCAGAGTCAGCCCCGTGACGCTCTCACTGGAGCGCTGATAACCGCCGAGCCAGCCATAACGGGCTTCGGACTGACCACCCCTGGAGTTTCCGTACTCATCGACGTCCAGGGCCGTGGGCGCCTCGCTGGTGTCCAGAGAGAGCAGGAGACTGACGTCTCCACGGATGTTGGTGAGTTGGAGGACTGTTCCACCAGCCTTGGCGGTGGTGGCAGTCAGCCGGCCGTCGAGGCCGGTGACATTGCGCGTCAATACGCCGGTGGCTGCCTCTTCGGTTATCCAGCGGGGGCTGTCGTCGTCGCTGTCGTAGTGGTTGACCTTGGAGCCGGTCTGGGTCCAGGTGGAGCCGCTGCCGGTTTCGGTCTTCCAGGAACGGAAGCGCAGGTTGGCGTCAAGTTGCCAGGTTTGGCGCTTGCCGTTGGCGGTCTGCTGGTGGGCGACGTCGTTGGCAGGTACCGGTGCCGGTGCCGGTGGCGGCGGCGGTGCCGGTGCCGGTGGCGGCGGCGGCGGCGGCGGCGAACCAGTAGGTGGTCCCCCGGGTCGCGGCGTCCGTGCCGGTCGCGCCGGGCAGGAGTTGCTTGGTGACCCGCCCCTGGGCGTCGTGCTCCGTGGTCTCGGTGATGGCGAGACCACCGGGGTCCTTGACCGTCTTCGTCGGCAGGTCCTTAGCCCAGTCATAGACCATCTGCGTGGCACGCAGGTCACCGAGCACCGAGGGGTGCTCGGTGACCTGGGCCCCGGTGGTGGTCCTGGTGACCTGGTCCTTGACCTTGGCCGTGCCGTTGGTGGGCCGACTGGCGTCGTACTCGTTCACGGTCCAGCGCACCCCGCAGCGACACGCGACGTCCCCGAACCTCACCACGAGGACAAACCGGGGTGAACTGATCACCTCACCCGAGCAACGTCATGGCTGACGAATCGGGGTCAATGAGCTTCTTCAGCGTTGACGCTCCAGGGTGAGGATGGCCTTGGCGATTGACGTCATGCGGTTGGGGCTGCATCGGGACCTGCGGAAGATTCGCCAGGACTTCAGGTTCGCGACGCCGCGTTCGACGGGCGCTCGCGCTGCGGCCAGTGCCTGGTTGAGGGTCTTTTCGGTGGGGGTGAGTTCCCGCAGAGGCCTGCGCTTGATGCCGGTGGTCAGCCACGGGCCGGCGCCTTGATAGGCGAGATCGGCCAAGATGGGAACGCCCTGGCGCTCGCAGATCCGGATGATCCGGTGGGTGCGGGCTGGGGGAGGTCAGGTCGTGGGTGCGGCCCGGCAGGGCGGGCGAGAGCCACAGCAGTCGGCCTTCGGGGTCGGTGACGACCTGCACGTTCACGCCGTGGCGCCGGTGTTTGTGGGAGTAGTCGACCCGGCCGTCGCCGACCCGGTCGCACTCGGCGAGGGTGCCGTCGAGCAGGACGAAGTCGGGTTCGTGCTCGCGCAGCTTCTTCAGCAGACCCGGTGCACGTTCGGCGAGCAGGTCGACGACTGCGCTGGTATAAGCATGGGCGGTGGACTCGCTGATCCCGAACCCGGCGGCGATCTTCGCCAGAGTGGTGCGTCGCGCAGGTACACCAGTGCCACCATCGCGCGCTGAGACGGGCGGAGCTTGCATCGCCGGTCGCCCTCACGGGTGATGATCAGCATGGTGACCCACTCCACGAGTGCATGCGGCAGGTCGAGTACGGCAGGATGGCTGACCAACGAGGCCCCCGAGCAATGTGATTGAGACGTCAGACATCTCGATCAACAGCCCGGGGGCCTCGCTCGTTGCGCTTCACGGCCCATCACCGGATCGGTGGCCAACTCGAAGAAGCTCAATGATCCTGCCGACGGAGATTGCTCCTACGAACCACCTGTGAGAGGCGCATCGCGTCGGGCCTTCACAGAGGCGGCGATGTTCAGCCCCACGGACGTCAGGAGAAGTCCGATTCCTATGACATTCCTGATCCCGGCTGAATCTCCGGTCGCTCCGATCGCCAACGGCACGACGAAAACCAATCCGGCGGCGTAGACGGCAAGAAAACCCCAGCCACGCAACCGGACTCCATCAGCGCGCTTCCGGTCCCAGGGGGGGACCCAGCCGAGGATCATGGCCAATCCGATTGGTACCACCAAGGTCATGGCGGATAGGTAAAGCCAGTACAAAGTCCACTTCCCTGAGTCCATGCGATGGTGGGCGAGGGCGGGGGCTTCCTTCACAGCCCCCGTCCTCGCTCTACGTTTCCCGATGCTTCACCGGCGTATCTGTCCGGCAATCACCGGTCTGTCAGCACCTTCGGGTCCAGTGCCACACCCCTCCGATGGCTCCGAAAGGCGGGATGGCTCGCGCGGCAAACCCTACCGTCAGGCAGCGCTTGTGGTAGTTGGCCTTGGCGGCGGTCTTCTGCACCCATCCCGAGTAGGCCCCGGCGGCGAGGCCGAAGCCCACACCGAACGGCCCCATCAACATGACGGCGCCCCAGACGAAACCGTAGAAGTAGTGGGCGCTTCTCCCGATCTTGGCTGTGTGACTTCTGTTGAAGTGGAAGTACACATTCGATTTGAAAGTTGTGATGCCCCAGTTCCGCGTGGTCCACGCGTTGATCACGAGACGGCCCCAGGCGTAGTACCTGGTCTTGTTCCAGCTGTACCGGCCGTCCAGATCGTATCGGTTGACGGGGTCGGCGCTCGCGTACTCGTAGGCGTTGTCGTTACCTCCGTAGACAGGGTCGGCGGAAAGGAACCGGCCCGTCTGCGAGTTGTAAAGACGCACTCCCATGAGGGTGAGACCGGTGGGCGTCTCGGCGGATCGTTGGTGGGAACCAAGCCATCCGTACCGGACAGCTGTCCCCTCCGACCGCGTGTTCCCGTACTCGTCCGCGTCCAGGGCCGTCGGCGCATCGCCAGCGGTCAACGGAAGCAGCAGTGCGACGCCTCCATGGACGGTGGTCAACTGGAGCACGGTGTTCCCGGTCCTGCCGGTCACGGCAGCCAGCCCCCCGGACAGGGACTGAACATTGCGGGTCAGCACCCCGGTGGCGGTGTCCTCGACGATCCAGCGGGGACTGTCGCCGTCACCGTCATAGTGGTTGCGCCTAGACGCGGTCTGGGTCCAGGTGGTGCCACTGCCGGTCTCGGCCGTCCAGGAGCGGAAGCGCAGTGCGGCATCCAGGTTCCAGGTCTGGCGCTTGCCGTTCGCGGTCTGCTGGCGGACGAGGTCGTTGGCGTAGTAACTCATGGTGCCGTTGCCTGGCGCGGCGGTGGTGCGGCCGAATGCGTCGTAGGTGTAGCCGGAGTCGACGATGCGGTCGGCGCTGTCATAGGTGTGGCTGGTAGTGGTGCCTCCGGTGGTGGCGCAGTCGAGTCCGGGTGCGGCTGTCGTCGTGGTGAGCGACTTGCGGTTGGTGCGCGCGTCGAAGGTGTAGGCGCGGCGTGCGCACACCGTTTCAAAGGTGTCCTCGACGGTGGTCAGCCGGCCGACGGCGTCGTAGCGGTAAGCCTGGTCGGACCAACCCGCGTGCGTGGTGTTCTGCCCGTGGACGGACTCGGTCACCGTGTCTGAGTAGACGATCGTGCCGTCGCTGTCACGGGTATAGGTACGATCCGTGGTCGTTCCGGTGCTGTCCTCGGTGACTGTGAGGGTGTAGCCACCGGGCAGCTTCTCGGTGGCTACCGAGCCGTCCGCGTTGTAGGTGGCGGAGAAGGCGCCGGCGACGGAGTCGGTGGTCCTGGTGGCCAGGCCCCGGGGTTCGGCCGTGTGGTCGTAGGTGTAGGTGACGGTGGAGGGGACGGTGTCGGTGACCTTGACCGGGCGGTCGAGCAGGTCGTACTCGGTAGTGGTCTTCCCGCCGTCGGCATCCGTGTATGAGATCAACCGGCCAAGTCGGTCCAGCTGCCGGGTGATCGTTCCGCCGGTCGGGGAGACGGTTCTGACGGCGCTCCCGGTGTCCGGGTCGTACTCGGTGGTGGACTCGGGCACCGCCTGCCCGACCCCACCGGTGATCTTCATCGTGGTGGGGCGGCCCGCCGCGTCGTACGAGACGGATGTGGTGCGGGTGGCTCCGTTAGCGGTCTCGGTGACCTTGGCGGAATCGCCCCACTGCGTGTACTCGGTGGTGATGGTCGGCAGCTGCGTCGGGTTGCTCCCGCCGCCGGTGACCGTACCACCGGGACCGACCGAGCAGACCAGATCGGCCCACTCCGGACGCCCGGCGCAGGCGCCGGTACCCGTCGCGGACCAGTAGGTGGTGACTCGGGTCGCGGCGTCGGTGCCGGTCGCTCCGGGCAGGAGCTGCTTGGTAACGCGGCCCTGGGCGTCGTACTCAGTGGTCTCTGTGATCGCCAGGCTTCCGGGGTCCTTGACCGTCTTCGTCGGTAGCCCCTTGACCCAGTCGTAGACGGTCTGCACCGCCCGGATCTCGCCGTGGGCGGTGGGGTGCTCACGCACCTGGGCACCCATGATGACCTTGGTGATCTGGTCCTTGACCGTGGCGGTGCCGTCGGTCGGGCGCCCTGCGTCGTACTCGTTGACCGTCCAGGTGCGCGCGGTCACCGGGGTGCCGGAGGACACCAGGGTGGTGGCGCCGGACTTCAAATCGGCGGTCAGGTCGACGCGGCGCAGCGGGCCGAATTCCTCCACCTTTCGGGTGCCGGTCGCGTTGTAGACGGACCGGGTGGCGAGCAGATCGGCGCGCTCGGCACCGGTGAGTTGGGCGATGCCCAGGTCGGCCTGGACGGCCCGGTCACCGGCGGTGATCCCCAGAGCAACAGCCCGGTTGCCGGCCGACAGCTCCCGGAGAACGTTGCCGAACCGGTCGTACTCCGTGGTGGTGATGTTCTTGCCCGGGTCAATGGTGTTCACCTGCTGACCGGAGGCGTTGAAGTAGCTCACCGAGGCTCTGCGGTAGTCACCGGCTGCCAGGCTGGTGCCCGCGTGTGAAGCCGGAATCACGTCCGCCGGGAAGATGGCCGTCGCGTCGGTCGGGGCATCCAGTTGACCCCAACCCTTCACGTTTGCCACTCCCATGGCGTGCGGGGCCTGGTTGCCGGTCAATGGAACACCGTAGACGATAGAAGTGACGGCGCTGCCTTCAACCTCATTGACGGTACCGGCCTTGAGACCTTGCCGGGACGCCTTCAACAGCATCCCATCACCCGAGACCGTACCGGCCCCGGCATTGCCGTAGCTGAACGTCCACGGCAGCTCACCAGGCGGGGTGAGCTTGGTGACCCGACCGTCTGCGTCGTACTCGTACTGGGCCTTCAGCGCGGGGCTGATCTGCGGGTTCCACGTCTGGCGCATTCGGCCGGTGGCGTCGTAGGCGTAGGTCTGCACCGCGCTGGAGACGGCGTTCGCCGCGCCCGGGGCAGTGGACCACAACCGGATCTCCTTCACCTGGCCCGCGTAGTCACCGAGGATGTCGCCGGTGGCGGTGGTGGATGTGGCGTAGACGAACTCCATGACCCGGCACCCCTTGGTGGCGGGGGCGGTTTCGCAGGCAGCCGCGTTGGCCGCCGAGGTCGGGGCAATGATCCGCTTGGGGCGGGCCAGCTTCTTGCTGTCGACGGTCACCGTCTCGGAGACCACGGTGGTCGTGGAGTTGGTCAGGCCGTCGCGAAGAATGCTGGAGACCTGCCAGGCAGTTGCAGCCGCGTCAGCCTTCTTGAACGTCGTCACTGTGCCGTCGTTGTCAGCAAGGGTGAACGAACTCGTGACGCTGCCTTGGAGAGTCAGATGCTCCAACCCGGGCTCGGGTATCCAGCCGGTCTTCGCCGCGTTGGCGGTGAAGTGCTGCTCAGTGCCTTCGGATCCCACGAGCACAACAGCCGTGGCCGAGGTGCTGCGCAGGTGGGAGTAGTCGGACTCGCCAACCTCCGCAGCCACGCCGCTGACCCACTCCTTACCGAAGATGGGGATCTGTCCGTCCTGCTTCGCCCCCTTGTCCGGGACGCGGGAAGAGGAGGTCCGGGACACCGACATGCCCAGAGCCGAGGCGTCAGTGCCTGAGAGTTCGTAGTCACCGGTGATTGGATTCACCATGCCCGGGCCGATCTCGGTCGCGGATGCTCCGTCGGCGTTGCGGTCCACGACGACGGTCAGCGGTTCGGTGGATCCGGTGGCGGAGCTGGGGCCGGTGAAGTCGGCCTTGAGCTGTACCGAACCGTCGGGGTCGACGGTGTCGGTGGCGTTCCAGACCAGCGGCGCGTTCCTGCCGCCAGTCATCGGGACCGGCCAGGCAGTCAGCGGGGTGCCGCCGGAGGCCACGTGGCCGGCGGGAATCCGCACCCACGGGTCGGCCTCGGAGCGGCGCCAGGAGAAGGAGACCTTGTCGTACTTGTCGGCATCGGCCTCAGCGACCAGGGGTAGGCGGCGCGCGGTGCGCTCACCCTCGCCGGGCTGGATGAACCCGCCGGGTCCGGCATGGAAGATGTAGTCGATGGCCTCCGACTTGTTGTCGGCCTTGTCGACGGCCTGCACCTGCAGGGTGTGGGTGCCGTCCTTGGGCGGGGTGATCGACAGGGCCTTGGCCGTGCTCGCGCCGCCGGTGGAGACCTTGGTCCAGGTCACACCGTCCAGCGACCACTCCAGCCAGTGGTGGTCACCGCCGGCGGGCGGGGTGACGGTGAACGTGCCGGCCTGCCCAGTGCCCTTGACCCACTTGTCCGACGGATAGTCCGTGGAGACGATCTTCGTCGGCGCGGACGGCGCCTTGGCATCGACGGTGAAGGTCTTCCACGCCGACCAGCCGTTGTTGTAGTGCGCACCGTCATAGGGGGAGGTGCGGAACTTGTACGTCTTGCCGTCCGCGAGCACCCCGGAGGGGACGGTGACGGAGGCGACCTGCCCGGAGGGCACGTACTTCGAGACGAGGACGTTGCCGACCTGGGTGTCGGTGGCGTTGTCGAAGATCTGGAAGGTGCCGTTGACCTTGTCGCCGTCGGCGTCGACGAAGGTGTCCCGCAGGGTCGGGGTGAGAGTGTTCACCGTGTAGGCGCCGGAATAGGAGAAGTACGGCGGGCCGGCTTCCTGCTTGGTGCCGGTGCGCGGCCGGTAGTTGTAGGTGACCACCAGCTTCGGCGGGTTCGTGGCCGCGTTGGCGGAGTTGACGCGCTTCCACTGCGCCACGACCGACTCGTCGGTGGCGCGGATGCCCATGTGGCCGCGGGTGGCCTTGGCCGAGGCCCACTCCTGCGCCAGCGTGGTCACGTCGGCGTTGATCCAGCCGTCGGGCTGGCTGGTGCACGAGGTGTTGCCGCGGGTCTCGGTGGAGGTGGCCTTCTTCGCCGTCATGACCGGCCGGTTGGTCCACCGGCTGGAGGTGGACGCCGCGGGCGAGGACCACACCTCCCACGGGTAGGCCTTGCAGTCGGCGTTGTTGCCGGAGTGGAAGTTCCACAGGCTCAGCTTGGCGTCCAGGACGAGGGCGTCCTGGACCGGCGTGGTGTTCCAGGTGATGAAGGACTGTGCGGTACGCGGAGTGCCGTCGGCGTTCTTGGTGCCCGGGTTGCCGAAGTCCAGCTCCACGTCGGTGGACCAGTCGACGGTCTCGCCCTGCTGCACGTA
Coding sequences within it:
- a CDS encoding DNRLRE domain-containing protein; its protein translation is MIRNHAHHRRRRPWSRASTCLIVGSLSLALSVALLDGTHSTALAAPQNPKKPKSAAATQAADLPSARVAARLSGKRVEALSERTETSTTWVNKDGSLTTELTAGPVRFTDEATGRWREVDLDLVRGDDGAVEPVAHPGGLRLAGRSGTPAKSLKAAQQAKATDLVTLGEGDQQITLQWKGGLPEPKLDGTRAEYVNAVPGADVVVEATRTGFEQYVELKQRPETGDYSYTLPLKAKGLKAKQLADGSVLFTDKKNKKRAVMPAPVMWDSTVDQRSGEHTRKARVGMKVVQKGASVDLVITPDADFLTDSATKYPVTIDPSTSSLGNVFDTYVQQGETVDWSTDVELDFGNPGTKNADGTPRTAQSFITWNTTPVQDALVLDAKLSLWNFHSGNNADCKAYPWEVWSSPAASTSSRWTNRPVMTAKKATSTETRGNTSCTSQPDGWINADVTTLAQEWASAKATRGHMGIRATDESVVAQWKRVNSANAATNPPKLVVTYNYRPRTGTKQEAGPPYFSYSGAYTVNTLTPTLRDTFVDADGDKVNGTFQIFDNATDTQVGNVLVSKYVPSGQVASVTVPSGVLADGKTYKFRTSPYDGAHYNNGWSAWKTFTVDAKAPSAPTKIVSTDYPSDKWVKGTGQAGTFTVTPPAGGDHHWLEWSLDGVTWTKVSTGGASTAKALSITPPKDGTHTLQVQAVDKADNKSEAIDYIFHAGPGGFIQPGEGERTARRLPLVAEADADKYDKVSFSWRRSEADPWVRIPAGHVASGGTPLTAWPVPMTGGRNAPLVWNATDTVDPDGSVQLKADFTGPSSATGSTEPLTVVVDRNADGASATEIGPGMVNPITGDYELSGTDASALGMSVSRTSSSRVPDKGAKQDGQIPIFGKEWVSGVAAEVGESDYSHLRSTSATAVVLVGSEGTEQHFTANAAKTGWIPEPGLEHLTLQGSVTSSFTLADNDGTVTTFKKADAAATAWQVSSILRDGLTNSTTTVVSETVTVDSKKLARPKRIIAPTSAANAAACETAPATKGCRVMEFVYATSTTATGDILGDYAGQVKEIRLWSTAPGAANAVSSAVQTYAYDATGRMRQTWNPQISPALKAQYEYDADGRVTKLTPPGELPWTFSYGNAGAGTVSGDGMLLKASRQGLKAGTVNEVEGSAVTSIVYGVPLTGNQAPHAMGVANVKGWGQLDAPTDATAIFPADVIPASHAGTSLAAGDYRRASVSYFNASGQQVNTIDPGKNITTTEYDRFGNVLRELSAGNRAVALGITAGDRAVQADLGIAQLTGAERADLLATRSVYNATGTRKVEEFGPLRRVDLTADLKSGATTLVSSGTPVTARTWTVNEYDAGRPTDGTATVKDQITKVIMGAQVREHPTAHGEIRAVQTVYDWVKGLPTKTVKDPGSLAITETTEYDAQGRVTKQLLPGATGTDAATRVTTYWSATGTGACAGRPEWADLVCSVGPGGTVTGGGSNPTQLPTITTEYTQWGDSAKVTETANGATRTTSVSYDAAGRPTTMKITGGVGQAVPESTTEYDPDTGSAVRTVSPTGGTITRQLDRLGRLISYTDADGGKTTTEYDLLDRPVKVTDTVPSTVTYTYDHTAEPRGLATRTTDSVAGAFSATYNADGSVATEKLPGGYTLTVTEDSTGTTTDRTYTRDSDGTIVYSDTVTESVHGQNTTHAGWSDQAYRYDAVGRLTTVEDTFETVCARRAYTFDARTNRKSLTTTTAAPGLDCATTGGTTTSHTYDSADRIVDSGYTYDAFGRTTAAPGNGTMSYYANDLVRQQTANGKRQTWNLDAALRFRSWTAETGSGTTWTQTASRRNHYDGDGDSPRWIVEDTATGVLTRNVQSLSGGLAAVTGRTGNTVLQLTTVHGGVALLLPLTAGDAPTALDADEYGNTRSEGTAVRYGWLGSHQRSAETPTGLTLMGVRLYNSQTGRFLSADPVYGGNDNAYEYASADPVNRYDLDGRYSWNKTRYYAWGRLVINAWTTRNWGITTFKSNVYFHFNRSHTAKIGRSAHYFYGFVWGAVMLMGPFGVGFGLAAGAYSGWVQKTAAKANYHKRCLTVGFAARAIPPFGAIGGVWHWTRRC